One Deltaproteobacteria bacterium genomic region harbors:
- the tuf gene encoding elongation factor Tu (EF-Tu; promotes GTP-dependent binding of aminoacyl-tRNA to the A-site of ribosomes during protein biosynthesis; when the tRNA anticodon matches the mRNA codon, GTP hydrolysis results; the inactive EF-Tu-GDP leaves the ribosome and release of GDP is promoted by elongation factor Ts; many prokaryotes have two copies of the gene encoding EF-Tu) has protein sequence NIEMVVNLITPIAMDKELRFAIREGGRTVGAGVVAEIVE, from the coding sequence CAACATCGAGATGGTGGTGAATCTCATCACGCCGATCGCGATGGACAAGGAGCTGCGCTTCGCGATCCGCGAGGGCGGCCGCACGGTGGGTGCGGGCGTCGTCGCCGAGATCGTCGAGTAG
- the secE gene encoding preprotein translocase subunit SecE has translation MAKDVVERESASGGWVQATRGYLEDVLAELRKVTFPQRKEAVAGTVGVIVVVGVITLVLGVVDMVLAWGVGKVLP, from the coding sequence ATGGCCAAGGACGTCGTAGAGCGGGAGTCGGCCTCCGGGGGGTGGGTACAGGCCACCCGGGGCTACCTCGAGGACGTCCTGGCCGAGCTGCGGAAGGTCACCTTCCCGCAGCGCAAGGAGGCGGTTGCGGGCACGGTCGGCGTGATCGTGGTCGTCGGTGTGATCACGCTGGTGCTCGGGGTGGTGGACATGGTCCTCGCCTGGGGCGTGGGGAAGGTGCTGCCGTGA
- the nusG gene encoding transcription termination/antitermination protein NusG translates to MVHTYSGHEQKAKQGLLEAARLKGKEGLFDEILIPEEQVVEVVKGEKRTSKRKFFPGYILVRMVLNDETWHIVRGTPRITGFVGGGGNKPTPISDDEVARMTAQIKEGAVKPKPKIKFEEGENVRVTSGPFANFQGFVDEVRPDKEKVRVMVQVFGRATPVELDYTQLEKA, encoded by the coding sequence ATCGTGCACACGTACTCGGGGCACGAGCAGAAGGCGAAGCAGGGCCTGCTCGAGGCCGCGCGGCTGAAGGGCAAGGAAGGCCTCTTCGACGAGATCCTGATCCCGGAGGAGCAGGTGGTCGAGGTCGTGAAGGGGGAGAAGCGCACCTCGAAGCGCAAGTTCTTCCCCGGCTACATCCTCGTCCGGATGGTCCTCAACGACGAGACCTGGCACATCGTGCGGGGCACCCCGCGCATCACCGGCTTCGTCGGAGGCGGCGGCAACAAGCCCACCCCGATCTCCGACGACGAAGTGGCGCGCATGACCGCGCAGATCAAGGAAGGCGCGGTCAAGCCCAAGCCCAAGATCAAGTTCGAGGAGGGCGAGAACGTGCGCGTGACGAGCGGCCCGTTCGCGAACTTCCAGGGCTTCGTCGACGAGGTCCGCCCGGACAAGGAGAAGGTCCGGGTCATGGTGCAGGTCTTCGGCCGGGCCACCCCGGTGGAGCTCGACTACACGCAGCTCGAGAAGGCGTAA
- the rplK gene encoding 50S ribosomal protein L11, giving the protein MAKKVVAIVKLQCPAGAANPAPPVGPALGQHGVNIMEFCKAFNARTQDKQGLIIPALITIYADRSFTFELKTPPAAVLLKKAAKVEKGSGEPNRTKVGTVTKAQVREIAQLKLPDLNANDIDAAMNIVAGTARSMGLDVVEG; this is encoded by the coding sequence GTGGCAAAGAAGGTCGTCGCGATCGTGAAGCTGCAGTGCCCCGCCGGTGCGGCCAACCCCGCGCCCCCGGTGGGCCCCGCGCTCGGCCAGCACGGCGTCAACATCATGGAGTTCTGCAAGGCGTTCAACGCACGCACGCAGGACAAGCAGGGGCTGATCATTCCGGCGCTGATCACGATCTACGCCGATCGCAGCTTCACCTTCGAGCTGAAGACGCCGCCGGCCGCGGTCCTGCTCAAGAAGGCCGCGAAGGTCGAGAAGGGCTCGGGCGAGCCCAACCGCACCAAGGTCGGCACCGTCACGAAGGCACAGGTACGGGAGATCGCGCAGCTCAAGCTGCCGGATCTCAATGCCAACGACATCGATGCCGCGATGAACATCGTCGCCGGGACGGCCCGCTCGATGGGCCTCGACGTGGTGGAGGGCTGA